In Aedes albopictus strain Foshan chromosome 3, AalbF5, whole genome shotgun sequence, the following are encoded in one genomic region:
- the LOC109399094 gene encoding dynamin-like 120 kDa protein, mitochondrial isoform X2: MAQLLRGKASIDPRFKHIRPTVYALSRVNFSGFTYNGNGGGGGAGSGQRRQNFYYQEFLRGPKFGGYQYYQSSRGYGMLVGRVLRGVLKLRYLVLGGAIGGGVTLNKRYEEWKDGLPDMKWLEEVLPDNEKWGQFTKSLLAVKDSVKDSIEIDPRLKQLSENKINEWREWFDKRLDNAIEAAETQQNPQIETTKEELRSKNTVNAKSLSAEESRRRVETLQSQVDALQTEIMNVQLKYQREIEKLEKENRDLRQQYLILKTNRKQPQKKRIKKSLIDMYSEVLDELSGYDTSYSTADHLPRVVVVGDQSSGKTSVLEAIAQARIFPRGSGEMMTRAPVKVTLSEGPYHVAQFRDSDREYDLTRESDLADLRRDVEIRMRNSVRGGKTVSMDVISMTVKGPGLQRMVLVDLPGIISTQTVDMAADTKDSIKHMTEHYMSNPNAIILCIQDGSVDAERSNVTDLVSQCDPLGKRTIFVLTKVDMAEDLADPNRIRKILSGKLFPMKALGYFAVVTGRGRKDDSIETIREYEEKFFKNSKLFQSGVTMSHQVTTRNLSLAVADRFWKMVRETIEQQADAFKATRFNLETEWKNNFPRLRESGRDELFEKAKGEVLDEVVNLSQVSAKKWEELLNDKLWEKLSNYVFENVYLPAAQSGSTNSFNTMVDIKLRQWAEQALPAKSVEAGWEALQKEFQHLMEVARKTPDHDDLYDNLKSAVIDEAIRRHSWEDKAIDMLRVIQLNTLEDRSVHDKNEWDQAVRFFESSVKEKLQHTEQTISEMFGPSTTQKWLHWRSSTEDQNKRKHVKSELDKILGSDAKHSPTLSYDELTTVRKNLQRNNVEVETDYIRETWYPIYRRHFLKQALNRAYDCRKAYYLYTQQGSDCEINCSDVVLFWRIQQVIKVTANALRQQVINREARRLDKEIKEVLDEYGEDDEKKQQLLTGKRVTLAEELIRVRHIQEKLEEFINALNQEK; this comes from the exons ATGGCACAACTACTGCGTGGAAAAGCCAG CATTGACCCTCGGTTCAAACACATCCGCCCAACGGTGTATGCTCTCAGTCGTGTGAACTTCTCTGGATTCACGTACAATGGCAATGGTGGGGGCGGTGGTGCTGGCAGTGGCCAGCGGCGTCAGAATTTCTACTACCAGGAGTTCCTGCGAGGACCGAAGTTTGGAGGCTACCAGTACTACCAGTCATCGCGAGGCTACGGGATGCTGGTCGGTCGCGTCTTGCGTGGAGTGCTGAAGTTGCGCTATCTGGTGCTCGGCGGTGCCATTGGCGGTGGGGTCACACTAAACAAACGCTACGAGGAGTGGAAGGATGGACTGCCGGATATGAAGTGGCTAGAAGAAGTGCTGCCCGATAACGAGAAATGGGGACAGTTTACCAAAAGTCTACTGGCTGTGAAGGATTCGGTAAAGGACTCCATCGAAATCG ACCCTCGCTTGAAACAGCTTAGTGAGAATAAGATAAACGAATGGCGAGAGTGGTTCGACAAACGTCTGGACAATGCCATTGAAGCAGCCGAAACTCAACAGAACCCTCAAATTGAAA CTACCAAAGAAGAACTTCGCAGCAAGAATACGGTGAATGCTAAAAGCTTGTCGGCAGAGGAAAGCCGAAGGCGTGTGGAAACACTTCAGTCGCAGGTGGACGCACTTCAAACGGAAATCATGAACGTGCAGCTGAAATACCAGCGCGAGATCGAGAAGCTCGAAAAGGAGAACCGCGATCTTCGTCAGCAGTATCTGATCCTGAAGACTAATCGCAAGCAGCCGCAGAAGAAGCGCATCAAGAAATCGCTCATCGACATGTACTCGGAAGTGTTGGACGAGTTGTCCGGGTACGACACGAGCTACAGCACGGCGGATCATCTGCCGCGGGTTGTAGTCGTGGGCGATCAGAGCAGCGGAAAGACCTCCGTTCTGGAGGCTATCGCACAAGCGCGTATTTTCCCCCGAGGCAGCGGAGAAATGATGACCAGAGCGCCGGTTAAGGTGACGCTATCGGAAGGCCCTTACCATGTGGCGCAGTTCCGAGACTCGGATCGCGAGTACGATCTCACGAGGGAAAGCGATCTGGCCGATTTGCGACGGGACGTGGAAATCCGGATGAGGAATTCCGTGCGCGGTGGCAAGACCGTCAGTATGGACGTGATTTCTATGACCGTGAAGGGGCCCGGCCTGCAGCGGATGGTCCTGGTCGACCTGCCGGGTATTATTTCGACGCAGACGGTGGACATGGCCGCAGACACCAAAGACTCGATCAAGCACATGACAGAACACTACATGAGCAACCCGAACGCGATCATTTTGTGCATTCAG gatggTTCCGTCGATGCCGAACGCAGTAACGTAACCGATTTGGTATCGCAATGTGATCCGCTGGGTAAGCGCACCATATTCGTGCTGACCAAGGTCGACATGGCCGAAGATTTGGCTGACCCGAACCGGATCCGGAAAATCCTGTCCGGCAAGTTGTTCCCGATGAAGGCCCTCGGCTACTTTGCCGTCGTTACCGGTCGCGGTCGGAAGGACGACTCGATCGAAACCATCCGCGAGTACGaggagaagttcttcaagaactCGAAATTGTTCCA AAGTGGCGTCACCATGTCCCATCAGGTCACAACGCGCAACCTGAGTCTTGCTGTGGCCGATAGGTTCTGGAAGATGGTACGGGAAACTATCGAACAACAAGCCGACGCATTCAAAGCTACCCGGTTCAACCTGGAGACGGAATGGAAAAACAATTTCCCTAG GTTGCGTGAATCCGGTAGGGATGAGCTCTTCGAGAAAGCCAAGGGTGAAGTGCTGGACGAAGTGGTGAACCTTTCGCAGGTATCGGCCAAAAAGTGGGAGGAACTACTCAACGACAAACTTTGGGAAAAGCTGTCTAATTATGTGTTTGAGAACGTGTATCTACCAGCGGCGCAGTCCGGTTCCACGA ATTCCTTCAACACCATGGTGGACATCAAGCTGCGCCAGTGGGCCGAGCAAGCCCTTCCCGCCAAATCGGTCGAAGCCGGATGGGAAGCCCTGCAGAAAGAGTTCCAGCATCTGATGGAGGTGGCACGGAAGACTCCCGACCACGACGATCTGTACGACAATCTGAAGAGCGCCGTCATCGACGAAGCAATTCGTCGCCATTCGTGGGAAGACAAAGCTATCGACATGCTGCGAGTGATTCAACTGAACACTCTCGAGGACCGAAGCGTGCACGATAAGAACGAATGGGACCAAGCGGTGCGATTCTTCGAGAGCTCCGTCAAAGAGAAGCTCCAGCACACGGAGCAAACCATTAGTGAAATGTTTGGACCGTCAACGACGCAAAAGTGGCTCCATTGGCGTTCCTCCACCGAAGatcagaacaaacgaaaacacgTTAAAAGTGAATTGGACAAGATTCTTGGCAGTGACGCAAAACATTCGCCTACGCTAAGCTACGACGAGCTGACGACGGTGCGGAAAAATCTGCAACGCAACAACGTGGAGGTGGAAACGGATTACATCCGTGAGACGTGGTATCCGATCTATAGAAG ACACTTCCTCAAGCAAGCCCTCAACCGGGCGTACGACTGCCGTAAAGCGTACTACCTGTACACCCAGCAGGGTTCCGACTGTGAAATAAACTGCAGCGACGTGGTGCTGTTTTGGCGCATCCAGCAGGTGATCAAAGTGACTGCCAACGCCCTGCGGCAGCAGGTCATCAACCGAGAAGCCCGCCGACTGGACAAAGAAATCAAAGAAGTGCTGGACGAGTACGGCGAAGACGACGAGAAGAAACAACAACTGCTAACCGGAAAGCGTGTTACGCTGGCGGAGGAATTGA TTCGAGTACGACATATTCAGGAGAAACTGGAAGAGTTTATCAATGCGTTAAACCAGGAAAAGTAA
- the LOC109399094 gene encoding dynamin-like 120 kDa protein, mitochondrial isoform X1 has product MAQLLRGKASIDPRFKHIRPTVYALSRVNFSGFTYNGNGGGGGAGSGQRRQNFYYQEFLRGPKFGGYQYYQSSRGYGMLVGRVLRGVLKLRYLVLGGAIGGGVTLNKRYEEWKDGLPDMKWLEEVLPDNEKWGQFTKSLLAVKDSVKDSIEIDPRLKQLSENKINEWREWFDKRLDNAIEAAETQQNPQIESSFQNLSELISDLYGATKEELRSKNTVNAKSLSAEESRRRVETLQSQVDALQTEIMNVQLKYQREIEKLEKENRDLRQQYLILKTNRKQPQKKRIKKSLIDMYSEVLDELSGYDTSYSTADHLPRVVVVGDQSSGKTSVLEAIAQARIFPRGSGEMMTRAPVKVTLSEGPYHVAQFRDSDREYDLTRESDLADLRRDVEIRMRNSVRGGKTVSMDVISMTVKGPGLQRMVLVDLPGIISTQTVDMAADTKDSIKHMTEHYMSNPNAIILCIQDGSVDAERSNVTDLVSQCDPLGKRTIFVLTKVDMAEDLADPNRIRKILSGKLFPMKALGYFAVVTGRGRKDDSIETIREYEEKFFKNSKLFQSGVTMSHQVTTRNLSLAVADRFWKMVRETIEQQADAFKATRFNLETEWKNNFPRLRESGRDELFEKAKGEVLDEVVNLSQVSAKKWEELLNDKLWEKLSNYVFENVYLPAAQSGSTNSFNTMVDIKLRQWAEQALPAKSVEAGWEALQKEFQHLMEVARKTPDHDDLYDNLKSAVIDEAIRRHSWEDKAIDMLRVIQLNTLEDRSVHDKNEWDQAVRFFESSVKEKLQHTEQTISEMFGPSTTQKWLHWRSSTEDQNKRKHVKSELDKILGSDAKHSPTLSYDELTTVRKNLQRNNVEVETDYIRETWYPIYRRHFLKQALNRAYDCRKAYYLYTQQGSDCEINCSDVVLFWRIQQVIKVTANALRQQVINREARRLDKEIKEVLDEYGEDDEKKQQLLTGKRVTLAEELIRVRHIQEKLEEFINALNQEK; this is encoded by the exons ATGGCACAACTACTGCGTGGAAAAGCCAG CATTGACCCTCGGTTCAAACACATCCGCCCAACGGTGTATGCTCTCAGTCGTGTGAACTTCTCTGGATTCACGTACAATGGCAATGGTGGGGGCGGTGGTGCTGGCAGTGGCCAGCGGCGTCAGAATTTCTACTACCAGGAGTTCCTGCGAGGACCGAAGTTTGGAGGCTACCAGTACTACCAGTCATCGCGAGGCTACGGGATGCTGGTCGGTCGCGTCTTGCGTGGAGTGCTGAAGTTGCGCTATCTGGTGCTCGGCGGTGCCATTGGCGGTGGGGTCACACTAAACAAACGCTACGAGGAGTGGAAGGATGGACTGCCGGATATGAAGTGGCTAGAAGAAGTGCTGCCCGATAACGAGAAATGGGGACAGTTTACCAAAAGTCTACTGGCTGTGAAGGATTCGGTAAAGGACTCCATCGAAATCG ACCCTCGCTTGAAACAGCTTAGTGAGAATAAGATAAACGAATGGCGAGAGTGGTTCGACAAACGTCTGGACAATGCCATTGAAGCAGCCGAAACTCAACAGAACCCTCAAATTGAAA GTTCCTTCCAGAATCTATCTGAACTCATATCAGATCTATACGGAG CTACCAAAGAAGAACTTCGCAGCAAGAATACGGTGAATGCTAAAAGCTTGTCGGCAGAGGAAAGCCGAAGGCGTGTGGAAACACTTCAGTCGCAGGTGGACGCACTTCAAACGGAAATCATGAACGTGCAGCTGAAATACCAGCGCGAGATCGAGAAGCTCGAAAAGGAGAACCGCGATCTTCGTCAGCAGTATCTGATCCTGAAGACTAATCGCAAGCAGCCGCAGAAGAAGCGCATCAAGAAATCGCTCATCGACATGTACTCGGAAGTGTTGGACGAGTTGTCCGGGTACGACACGAGCTACAGCACGGCGGATCATCTGCCGCGGGTTGTAGTCGTGGGCGATCAGAGCAGCGGAAAGACCTCCGTTCTGGAGGCTATCGCACAAGCGCGTATTTTCCCCCGAGGCAGCGGAGAAATGATGACCAGAGCGCCGGTTAAGGTGACGCTATCGGAAGGCCCTTACCATGTGGCGCAGTTCCGAGACTCGGATCGCGAGTACGATCTCACGAGGGAAAGCGATCTGGCCGATTTGCGACGGGACGTGGAAATCCGGATGAGGAATTCCGTGCGCGGTGGCAAGACCGTCAGTATGGACGTGATTTCTATGACCGTGAAGGGGCCCGGCCTGCAGCGGATGGTCCTGGTCGACCTGCCGGGTATTATTTCGACGCAGACGGTGGACATGGCCGCAGACACCAAAGACTCGATCAAGCACATGACAGAACACTACATGAGCAACCCGAACGCGATCATTTTGTGCATTCAG gatggTTCCGTCGATGCCGAACGCAGTAACGTAACCGATTTGGTATCGCAATGTGATCCGCTGGGTAAGCGCACCATATTCGTGCTGACCAAGGTCGACATGGCCGAAGATTTGGCTGACCCGAACCGGATCCGGAAAATCCTGTCCGGCAAGTTGTTCCCGATGAAGGCCCTCGGCTACTTTGCCGTCGTTACCGGTCGCGGTCGGAAGGACGACTCGATCGAAACCATCCGCGAGTACGaggagaagttcttcaagaactCGAAATTGTTCCA AAGTGGCGTCACCATGTCCCATCAGGTCACAACGCGCAACCTGAGTCTTGCTGTGGCCGATAGGTTCTGGAAGATGGTACGGGAAACTATCGAACAACAAGCCGACGCATTCAAAGCTACCCGGTTCAACCTGGAGACGGAATGGAAAAACAATTTCCCTAG GTTGCGTGAATCCGGTAGGGATGAGCTCTTCGAGAAAGCCAAGGGTGAAGTGCTGGACGAAGTGGTGAACCTTTCGCAGGTATCGGCCAAAAAGTGGGAGGAACTACTCAACGACAAACTTTGGGAAAAGCTGTCTAATTATGTGTTTGAGAACGTGTATCTACCAGCGGCGCAGTCCGGTTCCACGA ATTCCTTCAACACCATGGTGGACATCAAGCTGCGCCAGTGGGCCGAGCAAGCCCTTCCCGCCAAATCGGTCGAAGCCGGATGGGAAGCCCTGCAGAAAGAGTTCCAGCATCTGATGGAGGTGGCACGGAAGACTCCCGACCACGACGATCTGTACGACAATCTGAAGAGCGCCGTCATCGACGAAGCAATTCGTCGCCATTCGTGGGAAGACAAAGCTATCGACATGCTGCGAGTGATTCAACTGAACACTCTCGAGGACCGAAGCGTGCACGATAAGAACGAATGGGACCAAGCGGTGCGATTCTTCGAGAGCTCCGTCAAAGAGAAGCTCCAGCACACGGAGCAAACCATTAGTGAAATGTTTGGACCGTCAACGACGCAAAAGTGGCTCCATTGGCGTTCCTCCACCGAAGatcagaacaaacgaaaacacgTTAAAAGTGAATTGGACAAGATTCTTGGCAGTGACGCAAAACATTCGCCTACGCTAAGCTACGACGAGCTGACGACGGTGCGGAAAAATCTGCAACGCAACAACGTGGAGGTGGAAACGGATTACATCCGTGAGACGTGGTATCCGATCTATAGAAG ACACTTCCTCAAGCAAGCCCTCAACCGGGCGTACGACTGCCGTAAAGCGTACTACCTGTACACCCAGCAGGGTTCCGACTGTGAAATAAACTGCAGCGACGTGGTGCTGTTTTGGCGCATCCAGCAGGTGATCAAAGTGACTGCCAACGCCCTGCGGCAGCAGGTCATCAACCGAGAAGCCCGCCGACTGGACAAAGAAATCAAAGAAGTGCTGGACGAGTACGGCGAAGACGACGAGAAGAAACAACAACTGCTAACCGGAAAGCGTGTTACGCTGGCGGAGGAATTGA TTCGAGTACGACATATTCAGGAGAAACTGGAAGAGTTTATCAATGCGTTAAACCAGGAAAAGTAA
- the LOC109409911 gene encoding nucleolar MIF4G domain-containing protein 1 homolog, which yields MKIRPQKHVRLGFSGKSKQQRRSNQPKTRKEIRKEKRQQKKINRFNYHSRKRKDRFPQEEDLQAEKRKRDADSEDEEFDDEEIESDFEDDVQETTAKVKKGGGGGQALSQMEKERQEELRELKSYEQGLKEKRIEQLEAANEEDDLIIKKYEKLLKINRRKNKQGVPKSFNDGLDYALELCTEDNIKKMYEAAKEAADMDEHSEDEFADDVQEVLGRKPKDGKEGGKDSGSKKGKKSRQEKERKRMEKLKEVEKKYLGDDDLDSLAGYDSEMEIEVDENQEDDYSDNDELYDSDENEEMSEDMPDEEDDEEEEPVEKKSKTKKVTFQQEDKSSKPNKKKDKQKKREPESEPEEDSEFDEDVFGGDDSEDDGLDDLLKGVDSDGDAENVSEQDDKELEADEKDKGKPEVWEDIYGRKRDRSGNVIKEDTVSGKYVPPHLRARMEAESGGDAKRQEKLMRLKRQLKGQVNRLAETNVHRISIELDNLYMQNARFDMNNTLTTLILEAIVSTSLSPERMVLEHTLLVTILHANVGSEVGSHFLETVVDRFNALIKQIDAFDVEDKTLDNCVLILCHLYTFQIFKNKLIYDVIDQLLGKFNEKAVECILLVLRSIGFVLRKDDPLALKEMIQKVQKKAAEAPAELKNDSRVKFMLDTLLAVKNNNMNKIPQYDPTLVEHFRKILKGMITSGKYVSTLNIGLDDLLNVDERGKWWLVGSAWHGKNDGKDTEAGKSSTGGSAGGFSQQLLELARKQRMNTDDKRNVFCAIMSAEDYLDAFDKILRLSIKDQRVVATVILHCCLSEKDYNPYYSILSQKFCEYDRRYQLAIQYAIWDRLKEIHSLKQAPSRNIAKLLTHLISEGGLAVSVLKVIEFAEIDKITLRVVRQIMLGILLLEDENKCLQVFNRIAPSFKLKGFKDSLRLFLHHFLLKGSDKSSVPEEQLQLLQQRIRMADRMLDTSDSRVQF from the exons ATGAAAATAAG acCGCAGAAACACGTTCGGCTGGGATTCTCCGGAAAATCTAAGCAACAACGCCGGTCGAACCAGCCGAAAACGCGCAAGGAGATCCGGAAGGAAAAGCGCCAACAGAAGAAAATCAATCGGTTTAACTACCACAGTCGGAAGCGGAAGGATCGTTTCCCCCAGGAGGAAGACCTTCAGGCGGAGAAGCGAAAACGCGATGCGGACAGTGAGGACGAGGAGTTCGATGATGAGGAAATCGAGTCCGACTTTGAGGACGATGTGCAAGAAACAACGGCGAAAGTGAAAAAGGGCGGCGGTGGCGGGCAAGCTTTGAGCCAGATGGAAAAGGAACGCCAAGAGGAGTTGCGAGAGCTGAAGAGCTACGAGCAAGGGTTGAAGGAGAAGCGAATCGAACAGCTGGAAGCGGCAAACGAGGAGGATGACCTGATTATCAAAAAGTACGAGAAACTGCTGAAAATCAACAGGCGGAAGAACAAGCAGGGGGTGCCGAAGAGTTTCAACGATGGGTTGGATTATGCGCTAGAACTGTGCACGGAGGATAACATCAAGAAGATGTATGAAGCTGCCAAGGAGGCAGCCGATATGGATGAACACTCGGAGGACGAATTTGCCGATGATGTGCAGGAGGTGCTGGGAAGGAAGCCTAAGGATGGGAAGGAAGGTGGTAAGGACAGTGGTTCCAAAAAGGGAAAAAAGTCGCGACAGGAGAAGGAACGGAAACGAATGGAGAAGTTAAAGGAGGTCGAGAAAAAGTATCTCGGAGATGACGACTTGGACAGTTTAGCAGGATACGACTCAGAGATGGAAATAGAGGTGGATGAAAATCAGGAGGATGATTATTCAGATAACGACGAGCTGTATGATTCAGATGAGAACGAGGAGATGAGTGAAGATATGCCTGATGAGGAAGACGACGAAGAAGAGGAACCGGTCGAAAAGAAATCAAAAACCAAGAAGGTAACTTTTCAGCAAGAAGATAAATCATCCAAACCAAACAAAAAGAAAGACAAGCAGAAGAAACGTGAGCCTGAATCAGAACCAGAAGAGGATTCCGAGTTTGATGAGGATGTGTTTGGCGGAGATGACAGCGAAGATGATGGTTTGGACGATTTATTGAAAGGAGTTGATTCAGATGGCGACGCGGAAAATGTAAGTGAACAAGACGACAAAGAGCTAGAAGCCGATGAAAAAGACAAAGGGAAGCCGGAAGTTTGGGAAGACATCTATGGCCGAAAACGAGATAGGAGTGGTAATGTAATCAAAGAAGATACCGTGAGTGGGAAGTACGTTCCTCCTCATCTAAGAGCTCGCATGGAAGCTGAAAGTGGCGGTGATGCGAAACGTCAAGAGAAGCTGATGAGGCTGAAACGGCAGCTCAAGGGTCAAGTAAATCGACTGGCAGAAACGAACGTTCACAGAATTTCCATCGAGCTGGACAACTTGTACATGCAAAATGCTCGGTTCGATATGAACAACACCCTGACGACGCTGATACTGGAAGCGATAGTGTCCACTAGCTTATCGCCGGAAAGAATGGTATTGGAGCACACTTTGTTGGTTACGATTCTTCATGCGAACGTCGGTTCCGAAGTGGGTTCTCACTTCCTAGAAACGGTCGTCGATCGATTCAACGCACTGATCAAGCAAATCGACGCCTTCGATGTCGAGGATAAGACCCTGGACAATTGCGTCCTAATCCTGTGCCACTTGTACACGTTCCAAATTTTCAAGAACAAGCTGATTTACGACGTCATCGATCAGCTGCTGGGAAAGTTCAACGAGAAGGCGGTGGAATGCATTCTGTTGGTGTTGCGATCCATCGGGTTTGTGCTGCGGAAGGATGACCCGCTGGCGCTGAAGGAAATGATCCAGAAGGTGCAGAAGAAGGCTGCCGAAGCCCCGGCTGAGTTGAAGAATGA CTCACGTGTAAAGTTCATGTTGGATACGCTGCTGGCAGTCAAAAACAACAACATGAACAAGATCCCTCAGTACGACCCTACCTTGGTGGAACATTTCCGCAAGATATTGAAGGGCATGATCACAAGTGGAAAATACGTTAGCACGTTGAACATCGGATTGGATGATCTGCTGAACGTAGACGAGCGAGGCAAATGGTGGTTGGTTGGATCGGCCTGGCATGGTAAGAATGATGGTAAAGATACTGAAGCTGGAAAAAGCTCAACCGGCGGCAGCGCTGGTGGATTCAGTCAGCAATTGTTAGAACTGGCCCGGAAACAACGAATGAACACCGACGATAAGCGGAATGTGTTCTGCGCCATTATGAGCGCAGAGGATTATCTGGACGCATTCGATAAAATCCTTCGTCTGTCCATCAAGGACCAACGGGTGGTGGCCACAGTCATACTGCACTGCTGCCTATCGGAAAAGGACTACAACCCTTATTACAGTATACTTTCGCAGAAATTCTGCGAATACGATCGTCGCTATCAGTTGGCCATCCAGTATGCCATCTGGGATCGCCTGAAGGAAATTCACTCGCTGAAGCAAGCGCCATCCCGCAATATAGCCAAGCTACTAACCCACTTGATCAGTGAAGGAGGCCTGGCTGTGTCCGTGCTGAAGGTGATCGAATTTGCCGAAATCGATAAGATTACTCTGCGAGTGGTACGGCAGATCATGCTGGGCATTCTGCTGTTGGAGGACGAAAACAAGTGTCTGCAGGTGTTCAACCGCATTGCTCCGAGCTTCAAACTAAAGGGTTTCAAAGACAGTTTGCGGctgtttttgcaccattttctGCTGAAGGGAAGCGACAAGTCGAGCGTTCCGGAGGAGCAACTGCAACTGTTGCAGCAGCGAATTCGAATGGCCGACCGGATGCTGGACACGTCGGACTCGCGGGTGCAGTTCTAG